ATTCCATGATTGTCATCCTTTAACTTCTTTTTCTCTTCACAGCTGTAACGACATCCATGACGCTGGGGCTTCTCAGGATTTTCTGGATCACTCTCACTAGGTTCCATAAGCAATGCCCGAAGGCAGCGTCTTCTAATTCTGGGCTCACGAGTTGGTTTCTGGCTTTGGATTGGCTTGGAAGGTGCCCTTTCAGTCTCCAGGGGTTCCACTGTTCTTTTGGAAACCAAGGTTTCCTTAGTTCTTGAGAGATTCAAATGGACGCCTGGGTTTCTGACACTGCAGGAACTTTCATCGACAGCTGAGTTGTTGATGCTTTGCACATTGTTGTTAATGCTGGTTGTAAATGCCCCCTTTCCACTATGCTGCCACTTTTCTTCACTGCAACTGCCTCTTGCATCAATCTTCTCCTTGTCGAGCTTTTGATCCTTGTGGGCATGGTAGAAATTCTCTCTATCGGTACCCTCATAACCTATAATCATGGATGCTCCACTGTTATTGCCAGCCAAAGTAAGTACATTTGTCGATAGTCCATTCCTCACCCCACCAGAATATCCAGTACCTATCTTCTGTAACAGTTTAGAAAGCCCTTCCTTGATCTCCCCCTTGAACATGGCTCTCTTGCCATCATAGAATGAATCTTGTGAGATACTTGAAATTGCAATTTTCTGTTCCTCTCTGGTGGAACCATCTTTTGTATGCTCGGCAGTATCGGTATCCTTCCTGTGTTCTGCATTTGAGTTAATGGATAGTGAGACTAATCCACTTTGTGTGGGGGATGCGATCAGGCTGTTCTCAGATGTCGTGCTGAGTTGCTTGACTTCTCCCTGTTCCTTCGACTTGTTGCGTTCTCCAGTGAAGGGCTTCTCTTCTGTGTCTGGTGTTGTCCTAAGCTTGCCTCTATTAGTCCCTTCAGGTGTTGAATATGAATTTGGGGCTTTGGTGGAATTCTTAGGGTGGTTTGTTGTTAACTTTAGTTTATGCTTCTCTTCTGCAGTTTGTTTGTTTGTATCTTCCAACTTTCGAGATTGAGAAGGCTCGGTTTCTTCTAATTTAATCTTCTCTCTTTGTTCTTTAGGTGTTGACGGCTGGGGTAAAGAGATGGAGTACGATTCTAGAGGTTTATTCTCCAGCGAATTGGTTGATACAAGCAGCAAATTTGGTTCCTGCAAAATGTGGTTTCTTGTCGGCTTAGGATTTGAATCTTTTGCAAGAGGGATAGTACGGGCCTGAGATTTAGGATGCAATATGGTTGGTGATGCGGACGTTAATGTTGGCTGGGATTCATGGGCCAATGACAATGGCTGGTTCGAAGGAGATGTTCTCTTTGCAGGTGATGAAGATTGTGAGTCAGGTGCAAGAGCTTGAGATGAGAGCCGAGACTTCACCTGAGTTGATGCAGTTTGTAATGCGGATTGGGACCTGAGATTTCTCGCTACTGCAGCTTGCTTATCTGAGTTGATCGGAGACGGTTGTGGGGACCGGGGTCGTGATCGCTGCTGTTCATTTGCATTTCTGGCTTGGGGACGAGATGATGGACGGTTTCGCGACGAAGCCGGTGGTGGTGATGGTTGAGGAACTCTTCGGGTTGCGGTCGGCGAGGACGGTGATGAGGATGTTGTATGATCCGAAGGCTGCGATGCATCGCGGCGCAGGGATTTCTGTCGAGTTGGATCGGGTTGGCGCGGAGTGCTACTCCTTGTCGGGTGAGTCCAGGCAGGCAGCCAGAAGCGAAATGGCTGTGACTGGCTTCGTCTGTCCGCCATACCTGCCTTGAGAGAGAACCAACTGTAGAAGGCTTACTAAAGAGAACGGATAAAGGATGTCAGGTTGTCTATAGATCCATGGCTTGAACGGGTTCATGTGCATCTGATTCCTCCCTCCACGCGGCCTGTAAGTTTGGTATCTCTTATAACTTCTTTTCTTGAGAACTCGGACTTCCGTTGTGGTTTACTTGCCATTGAATCATGCAATCAGTGTTGCTCACGGGTTCATGAGATCTTCACAATACATATAAAAATGTACAGAATATTTAAACTCTCTGCCTTGGAATCCCTCTCATTTCCATCGATATATTTAACACCAAAAACTACTACATTGACTCCGTGTTTCGAAATAACATTGAGATACTCTCGTACAAAGATTTACATGTGGTTTGGTCGGGGTGCGCCAGGCCTGGGCAATAGTGCAACGCCTAGGCGACGCGCGAGAGCCCCAGTGGCAAGCCACTGTGATTGGCCCTCCCCcacaataaattaatttaatatcatagtggatcgatgacccacgtatcagatattaaactgataagaacagatactacacttgatcttagccaaaaggccgaGAAAGGTATGCTTTGGACGAGAGAGATCCCTCTTATTTTATACCTGTTTCGCTCCTTTCTATTGCACACGTtatcgatgtgggactaaagagACCAACCAATTAACACAACCAGCATAGCATAACAAGTACAGGACATATAAGTCCATAACTATAtatgtataaaatattataaaggaaTGATAGAGAACCTATAtatgtataaaatattataaaggaaTGATAGAGAACGCATAGAAAGGAATCGATGACGGtcaatatattaagatttttctttcatccatataataaaatagaaaggaaTCGATGGCAGtcaatatattaagatttttgtttcatccatataataaacttaaatatttcataaaaaatatgaaattaaagAATTGAGAtcattttagatattttaagaCTTAAATGGTCTGGTTAGTAAATCAAACTCATCGAAGGTCTATTCtaagttttataaatatatcCTATTCTTATTATTAAATACAATGCGAACcgatattattcaaaataataaataaaaaagagtacAACATAGCATTTGTAATTATGTAaacaaaaattatagatttacaagaaaacatagaaaaattatataaaatataaaaaaaatgaaattgagATATATCATAAAGTAAAGTATTTTCTTTCATACTTTATGTATCTTTCAATCAATAAAATCAACAAATAAAATAACCACTTCATTCCTCAATATACTGAATAcaaatataaacataaaaaacACCGATCATCAATTGTACCAAATATCTAACATCTTAATTAAGGGTCAATCGGTACAATGAAACAAATTTGAATTTGGTTTGGTCCGGGTGCGCCAGGTCAATGCTGTAGTGCAACGCACAAGCGACGCGCGAGGTCCCCAATGGCAAGCCACTACGATGGGCCCTCCCCcacaataaattaatttaatatcatagtggATCGATGACCCACatatcagatattaaactgataagaacagatactacacttgatcttagccaaaaggccgaGAAAAGTATGCTTTGGACGAAAGAGATCCCTCTTATTTTATACCTGTTTTGCTCCTTTCTATTGCGCACGTtatcgatgtgggactaaagagACCAACCAATGGACAACCAGCATAGCATAACAAGCACAAGAAGTCTATAACTATAtatgtataaaatattataaaggaaTGATAGAGAACGCATAGAAAGGAATCGATGACAGtcaatatattaagatttttctttCATCCATATAATAAGAATTGAGAtcattttagatattttaagaCTTAAATGGTCTGGTCAGTAAATCAAACTCATCGAAGGTCTATTCtaagttttataaatatatcCTATTCTTATTATTAAATACAATGAGAACcgatattattcaaaataataaataaaaaagagtacAACATAGCATTTATAATTATGTAaacaaaaattatagatttacaagaaaacatagaaaaattatataaaatataaaaaaatgaaattgagATATATCATAAAGTAAAGTATTTTCTTTCATACTTTATGTATCTTTCAATCAATAAAATCAACGAATAAAATAACCACTTCATTCCTCAATATACTGAATAcaaatataaacataaaaaacACCAATCATCAATTGTACCAGATATCTAACATCTTAATTAAGGGTCAATCGGTACAACAAAACAAATTTGAATTTGGTTTGGTCCGGGTGCGCCAGGTCAGTGCTATAGTGCAACGCACAAGCGACGCGCGAGGTCCCCAATGGCAAGCCACTATGATGGGCCCTCCCCcacaataaattaatttaatatcatagtggatcgatgacccacgtatcagatattaaactgataagaacagatactacacttgatcttagccaaaaggccgaGAAAGGTATGCTTTGGACAAGAGAGATCCCTCTTATTTTATACCTGTTTCGCTCTTTTCTATTGCGCACGTTACATGTGGGACTAAAGAGACCAACCAATGGACACAACCAACATAGCATAACATGGATCCAAGCACCGGACATATAAGtccataactatatatatatataatgaatgatATCATAAAATAATTACATAATATTATAAAGGAATGATAGAGAATGCATAGAAAGGAATTGATGGTAGccaatatattaagatttttctttcatccatataataaacttaaatatttcataaaaaatatgaaattaaagAATTGAGATCGTTTTAGATATTTTAAGACTTAAATGGTCTGGTCAGTGAATCAAACTCATCGAAGGTCTATTCtaagttttataaatatatcatatTCTTATTATTAAATACAATGCGAACcgatattattcaaaataataaataaaaaagagtacAACATAGCATTTGTAATTATGTAaacaaaaattatagatttacaagaaaacatagaaaaattatataaaatattaaaaaaagaaatgaaattgaGATATATCATAAAGTAAAGTATTTTCTTTCATACTTTATGTATCAATTGTACTAGATATCTAACATCTTAATTAAAGATCAATCGGTACAACGAAACAAATTTAAATTTGGTTTGATCAGGGTGCGTCAGGTTAGTGCTGTAGTGCAACGCACAAGCGACGTGCAAGGTCCCCAATGGCAAGTGATGGGCCCTCCCCcacaataaattaatttaatatcatattaagATTTTTACTTTATGTATCTTTCAATCAGTAAAATCAACTAATAAAATAACCATTTCATTCCTCAATATATTGAATAcaaatataaacataaaaaacACCAATCATCAATTGTACCAGATATCTAACATCTTAATTAAGGGTCAATCGGTACAACGAAACAAATTTAAATTTGGTTTGATCAAGGTGCGCCAGGTCAGTGCTGTAGTGCAACGCACAAGCGACGCGCAAGGTCCCCAATGGCAAGCCACTGTGATGGGCCCTCCCCcacaataaattaatttaatatcatagtggatcgatgacccacgtatcatatattaaactgataagaacagatactacatttgatcttagccaaaaggccgaGAAAGGTATGCTTTGGATGAAAGAGATCCCTCTTATTTTATACTCGTTTCGCTCTTTTCTATTGTGCACGTTACCGATGTGGAACTAAAGAGACCAACCAATGGACACAACCAGCATAGAATAACATGGATCCAAACACCGGACATATAAGtccataactatatatatataatgaatgttATCATAAAATAATTACATAATATTATAAAGGAATGATAGAGAATGCATAGAGAGAGGAATTGATGGTAAccaatatattaagatttttctttcatccatataataaacttaaatatttcataaaaaaaaatgaaattaaagAATTGAGATCGTTTTAGATATTTTAAGACTTAAATGGTCTGGTCAGTGAATCAAACTCATCGAAGGTCTATTCTAAGTTTTATAAATGtatcctattattattattaaatacaaTGAGAAccgatattatttaaaataataaataaaaaagagtacAACATAGCATTTGTAATTATGTAATACAAAAATTATAGATTTACAAGAAAACAtagaaaatttatattaatataaaataaataaatgaaattgAGATATATCATAGAGTAAGTAAAAGTATTTACATCCATGAAATTTAGCCctctgaaaaattaaaaatagcaTATTTGTCACTCCAAATATTGGTATTGCATGTATCCCTAAATAATCATAATTTCATGTATACCACTCCTTTGACATCCATCAAATAAACTTAAGTGGGCCACTAATCAtcaataaatatgaaatttttaaaagaattcatgtatttatataatattttagggTTGTCTGTATAATTTGTTTCATCCTTTTTCTTTCACAACATCTATTCCAACATCCTTTTTCTTTCATACTTTATGTATCtttcaattagtaaaatcaacCAATAAAATAACCACTTCATTCCTCAGTATATTAAATAcaaatataaacataaaaaacACCAATCGTCTTAATTGTACCAGAAAACTAACATCTTAATTAAGGGTCTATCAGTACAACAAAACAAATTTGAATTTGGTTTGGTCGGGGTGCGCCAAGTCAGTGCTATAGTGCGACGCACAGGTGACGCAGGAGGTCCCCAATGGCAAGCCAATGTGATGAGCCCTCCCCcacaataaattaatttaatatcatagtggatcaatgacccacgtatcagatattaaactgataagaacagataccacacttgatcttagccaaaaggccgaGAAAGGTATGCTTTGGACGAAAAAGATCCCTCTTATTTTATACTCGTTTCGCTCTTTTCTATTACGCACGTTACCAACGTGGGACTAAAGAGACCAACCAATGGACAATATATTATAAAAGAATGATAGAGAACGCAAAGAGAGGAATTGATGATAGtcaatatattaagatttttctttcatccatataataaacttaaatatttcataaaaaaatataaaattaaagaaTTGAGATCGTTTTAGATATTTTAAGACTTAAATGGTCTAGTCATTGAATCAAACTCATCGAAAGTCTATTCtaagttttataaatatatcatatTCTTATTATTAAATACAATGAGAAccgatattatttaaaataataaataaaaaagagtacAACATAGCATTTGTAATTATGTAATGCAAAAATTATAGATTTAcaagaaaacatagaaaaattatattaatataaaataaataaatgaaattaGGATATATCATAAAGTAAAAGTATTTACATCCATGAAATTTAGCCctctgaaaaattaaaaatagcaTATTTGTCCCTCCAAATATTAGTATTGCATGTATCCCTAAATAATCAAAAGTTCATGTATACCACTCCTTTAACATCCATCAAATAAACTTAAGTGGGCCACTAATCAtcaataaatatgaaatttttaaaagaattcatgtatttatataattttttagggTTGTCCGTATAATTTGTTTCATCCTTTTTCTTTCACAAAATCTGTTCCAACACCTTTACGTATCAGACATTAAAGAATTTATTAGGTCAAAATGAGTATACAACCATTATAAATAACAACTTCATTTCTCAATATATTGAATACAAATACAAACATAAAAACACCAATCATCTTATTTGAACCAGATAACTAACATCTTAATTAAGATGTCAATCGGAACAACGAAACAAAATTGAATTTGGTTTGGTCGGGGTGCGCCAGGCCAGTGCTGTAGTGCAACGCACAGGCGACGCGCGAGGCCCCCAGTGGCAAGCCACTGTGGTGGGACCTCCCCCAcaagaaattaatttaatatcatagtggatcgatgacccacgtatcagatattaaactgataagaacagatactacacttgatcttagccaaaaggccgaGAAAGGTATGAGTTGAAATGAATGCTTCCTCTTTCTTTTATACCCGCTTGTGCGTCTCCTTGCTGCATGAGttgccgatgtgggactaaagagCCGACCAAGCTAACCAATATACGAAGCATTCATATAAGGATCGGATCGGATCGATGCGAGTCGGATCAAACATGGATCCGATTAAAAAATTGTACCGCAGATTTAattgttttattattatatacTAAAATATGAAAGATAAGAAATAAGAGACTAATTGAGAGGGTTTGGTGATATGATTTCTTTTCATCCTTATATCGGAAGAAGTTAAGCATAttattagaataaataaaaagagaTCCGTTTTAGGTATTATAGCGACTGCAAATGTATATCTATAGTTTAGTAGTACTAATCATTAAAAAGTTTAGAAATTTTAATACCCAATACCTTTATTATTTTCatccattatttattttttaaatgaatatagATGTCAATTCATTATCAATTGAGAGAGATTAACCAtaattatatatgtataataaaCTTATATGTAAAGAGTTAAATGTGAAAACCAAATAGTTTTTAAGGACTCTCTTCTCTTCGTTCTATCTTTCTCTTCCCTTTGATCCTTCTCATTCGTTAATATCTTAACGGTGTGTTGCTCATGTCACCATCATTTATTTTCCATGGTGGACATCTCCCTAATTATCATTGTCttctttttttcgttttcacttaTATGCATCCTCTTGTTCTTCTATCCTTTTtcttataatataatttaataataattatgttTAATAGTAGTTAATTGAAGTTTATTGGAGGGGTATTAAcaagagttatatatatatatatatatatatatatgatgtggcACGAAGTCATCACCGCACGACCGTCATAAATGCAAATGTGATCGTCGCCGACTCAATTTCTTAACACGGTTCGTGTAAGACACCGAACCACGTCGCGCCGACCGTCGAAGCCGGCTTGGGACATCGAAACATGTCTCCTTTATTAGCTGGTACGCGCCTTCTTCGTCCTTTTCTTCGCATCAACCGACTCGGCTTATTAAAGACGAACGCTTCCTTCGCCTCCCAACTTCCACCAGTTCCATCTTCGTAAACTAACCGGCAAGTTTAGCGGCTGCAACGGCGGTCTTCTCACCGACCACCCGTCTCCTTCCCCTCCCCTTCGTCGCTTCCTTCTCGCTGCCGCTTACATACGTTAGAAAAGGGGGAGTAAGCCTTCATCATCGTCGCTACCATCAGTCGTCCTCTCCTCTCCCACGTCTTTCATTCTCCATCCTGCTACAGACTTCGTTGCTTGTGGTCGACACCTTCGTTTGATGGAATACGCTTTCTTCATCGCGTCCGACCGTCGCGCCTCGGTACCTCAGAAGCGATGGCGCATCGCGTTCACCATGATCTACTCCTGCCGCGCCATGTGCTCCCTCTCCAAGAAGCGCATCACTGGCGCCCTCCGTACTCCATCCTACGTCTCCCTCGAGATCGTGGACGACGATGACGATGAATGTAGGGCCCCTGCTCCACCCTTCTCCATCGTCGACGCCGACGTCCTCAAGTCCCTCGTGAGGGAGCGCAGGCTTGACGAAGTGCAACGCCTCGGCGGAGCCGACGGCATCGCTGCGGGCCTGGCTTCCGACGCGGAGGCCGGCATATCCGGCGGCGGTGGCGAGCTGGACGCGCGGAGGGAGGCCTTCGGCGCTAACACGTACCCCAAGACGAAGCCCAAGGGGTTCTTCTGGTTCGTGTACGAGGCGCTCAACGACTTGTTCCTCCTCATCCTGATCGGCTGCGCCGCGGTCTCGCTCGCTTTCGGCATCAAGGAGCACGGCCTCAAGGAAGGATGGTACGACGGCGCCAGCATCTTCCTCGCCATCTTCCTCGTCTCCGTCGTCTCCGCCGTCAGCAACTTCCGCCAGATGAAGCGGTTCGACAAGCTGTCCGCCCAGTGCAACGACATCAGCGTCAGCGTCGTCCGCGACGGCCACCGGCAAGACATCTCCATCTTCGACGTCGTGGTCGGAGACGTGATCTTCTTGAAGATCGGTGACCAGGTCCCGGGCGACGGGCTCTTCCTCCAGGGGCATTCTCTGCAGATCGACGAATCGAGCATGACAGGCGAGAGCCATCCGGTCGACGTCGACGCCGTTAAGAACCCGTTCCTTACATCCGGCGTCAAAGTCATCGACGGATACGCCTCCATGATCATCACCGCCGTCGGCACGGACACGGCGTGGGGGGAGATGATGAGCACCATAGCCCGCGAGACGACCGAGCCGACGCCGCTCCAGGAGCGGCTCGAGAGGCTGACGTCGAGCATCGGCAAAATTGGCGTTGTCGTGGCTGTCCTGGTCTTCGCCGTGCTAGCGATCCGCTACTTCACCGGGAGCACCAAGGACGAGAACGGGCAGCCCAGGTTCAACAAGAACAAGGTGGACGCCGGCGACGTCATCAGCGTCATCGTGAGTATTTTCCAAGACGCAGTAACCATCATCGTGGTGGCGATCCCCGAGGGCTTGCCATTGGCGGTGACCCTGACGCTGGCCTTCTCGATGAAGAGGATGATGAAGGACAACGCCATGGTCCGGAGGCTGTCGGCTTGCGAGACGATGGGCTCGGTGACGACCATCTGCACCGACAAGACCGGCACTCTGACGCTGAATCAAATGACTGTCACCAAGTTTTGGATCGGCAACGAAGAAGTTCCGGTAGACGGCGGCAGCATCTCCTCAATCGCGCCAAGAGTGCGCACACTGTTTCACCAGGGAGTCGGGCTGAACACCACAGGCAGTGTTTACAGGCCAACGTCTGTAGCAGTGCCAGAAGTCTCTGGTAGCCCGACGGAGAAGGCTCTTCTATGGTGGGCAGTTCTGGATCTCGGAATGGACGTGGAGGAGATGAAGAGGAGGTACAGCGTAGTTCACGTCGAGGCCTTCAACTCGGAAAAGAAGCGGAGCGGAGTTCTGGTGGAAGAGAAGGATAGCAGAGCGATGATCACACACTGGAAAGGAGCTGCTGAGATGATCTTGATTCGATGCTCGCATTACCTCGACAGGAACGGGAATGTGCGGGACGTAGACGTCGAGTCCAGAACGAAGCTCGAGAAGGTCATCAGAGACATGGCCGCTCGTAGTCTTCGGTGCATCGCCTTGGCCTATAAAATCACCGATGCAGAGGATCTTCATGTCGATCAAGAAGAGACGCCAAACCTCGACGACAACGGACTGACTCTGCTGGGCTTCGTTGGCTTGAAGGACCCATGTCGCCCTGAAGTGGAATCAGCCATCGCCGCCTGTAGACGCGCCGGCGTTGCCGTCAAAATGATCACAGGAGACAACGTGTTCACAGCAAGAGCCATTGCCATCGAGTGCGGCATACTCAGAGACGATGACGTCGACGGATTGGTGGTCGAAGGGCCGGAGTTCAGAAACTACTCAGCAGAGGAGCGAATGAAGAAGATCGATCAGATTCGAGTCATGGCGAGGTCTTCTCCCTTCGATAAGCTGCTAATGGTGCAGTGCTTGAAGTCAAAGGGCCACGTCGTGGCAGTCACCGGGGATGGCACAAACGACGCGCCGGCACTGAAGGAAGCCGACGTGGGACTTTCCATGGGAATTCAAGGCACCGAGGTGGCGAAGGAGAGCTCCGACGTGGTCATCCTCAACGACAACTTCGACACCGTCGTGACCGTCATGAGATGGGGAAGGTGTGTCTACAATAACATACAGAAGTTCCTGCAGTTTCAGCTCACAGTGAACATTGCCGCACTGGTCATAAACTTCGTCTCCGCCATTAGCACCGGCGAGGTTCCATTGACGACGGTGCAGCTCCTGTGGGTGAACCTGATCATGGACACCATGGGCGCTCTGGCTTTAGCTACCGATCGGCCCACCAAGGAGCTGATGAAGAAGCCCCCAGTGGGCCGGACGGAGCCACTCATCACCAACATCATGTGGAGAAACCTCACAACGCAGGCCATGTTTCAGGTTGCAGTTCTGCTGGTGCTCCAGTTCAGAGGGCAGTCCATATTTGGAGTGAGAGAAGAGGTGAACAACACCTTAATCTTCAACACCTTCGTTCTCT
The DNA window shown above is from Musa acuminata AAA Group cultivar baxijiao chromosome BXJ2-4, Cavendish_Baxijiao_AAA, whole genome shotgun sequence and carries:
- the LOC103981126 gene encoding uncharacterized protein LOC103981126, which produces MADRRSQSQPFRFWLPAWTHPTRSSTPRQPDPTRQKSLRRDASQPSDHTTSSSPSSPTATRRVPQPSPPPASSRNRPSSRPQARNANEQQRSRPRSPQPSPINSDKQAAVARNLRSQSALQTASTQVKSRLSSQALAPDSQSSSPAKRTSPSNQPLSLAHESQPTLTSASPTILHPKSQARTIPLAKDSNPKPTRNHILQEPNLLLVSTNSLENKPLESYSISLPQPSTPKEQREKIKLEETEPSQSRKLEDTNKQTAEEKHKLKLTTNHPKNSTKAPNSYSTPEGTNRGKLRTTPDTEEKPFTGERNKSKEQGEVKQLSTTSENSLIASPTQSGLVSLSINSNAEHRKDTDTAEHTKDGSTREEQKIAISSISQDSFYDGKRAMFKGEIKEGLSKLLQKIGTGYSGGVRNGLSTNVLTLAGNNSGASMIIGYEGTDRENFYHAHKDQKLDKEKIDARGSCSEEKWQHSGKGAFTTSINNNVQSINNSAVDESSCSVRNPGVHLNLSRTKETLVSKRTVEPLETERAPSKPIQSQKPTREPRIRRRCLRALLMEPSESDPENPEKPQRHGCRYSCEEKKKLKDDNHGMSTTNSGLQNN
- the LOC135609822 gene encoding calcium-transporting ATPase 7, plasma membrane-type-like, encoding MEYAFFIASDRRASVPQKRWRIAFTMIYSCRAMCSLSKKRITGALRTPSYVSLEIVDDDDDECRAPAPPFSIVDADVLKSLVRERRLDEVQRLGGADGIAAGLASDAEAGISGGGGELDARREAFGANTYPKTKPKGFFWFVYEALNDLFLLILIGCAAVSLAFGIKEHGLKEGWYDGASIFLAIFLVSVVSAVSNFRQMKRFDKLSAQCNDISVSVVRDGHRQDISIFDVVVGDVIFLKIGDQVPGDGLFLQGHSLQIDESSMTGESHPVDVDAVKNPFLTSGVKVIDGYASMIITAVGTDTAWGEMMSTIARETTEPTPLQERLERLTSSIGKIGVVVAVLVFAVLAIRYFTGSTKDENGQPRFNKNKVDAGDVISVIVSIFQDAVTIIVVAIPEGLPLAVTLTLAFSMKRMMKDNAMVRRLSACETMGSVTTICTDKTGTLTLNQMTVTKFWIGNEEVPVDGGSISSIAPRVRTLFHQGVGLNTTGSVYRPTSVAVPEVSGSPTEKALLWWAVLDLGMDVEEMKRRYSVVHVEAFNSEKKRSGVLVEEKDSRAMITHWKGAAEMILIRCSHYLDRNGNVRDVDVESRTKLEKVIRDMAARSLRCIALAYKITDAEDLHVDQEETPNLDDNGLTLLGFVGLKDPCRPEVESAIAACRRAGVAVKMITGDNVFTARAIAIECGILRDDDVDGLVVEGPEFRNYSAEERMKKIDQIRVMARSSPFDKLLMVQCLKSKGHVVAVTGDGTNDAPALKEADVGLSMGIQGTEVAKESSDVVILNDNFDTVVTVMRWGRCVYNNIQKFLQFQLTVNIAALVINFVSAISTGEVPLTTVQLLWVNLIMDTMGALALATDRPTKELMKKPPVGRTEPLITNIMWRNLTTQAMFQVAVLLVLQFRGQSIFGVREEVNNTLIFNTFVLCQVFNEFNARKLEKKNVFEGMRTNKLFLGIVAVTVFLQVMMVEFLREFAGTVRLDWEQWGICVGIAAVSWPIGWLVKCIPVSNTPLLQLLAHPKSGI